From Paenibacillus graminis, a single genomic window includes:
- a CDS encoding non-ribosomal peptide synthetase yields the protein MKGNFFANVPYLNDVYKKEHQYWLHKLAGLPDKSCFPCEQHTDLHRERRIETIPFVLDPAHAGKLVQISNGSDARLHVLLLAFTSVWLLKYTGQTDIVLGTSIYRQHSEEDFINTVLPIRVQVHNGMRMIDVISLMKQTVSEAAEHQNYPFGLMLKQASLEPGFLDVSVIVDNIQDEQYLSGTMSNFTLIAHREENVLHGKIRFNASVYSADTVRQLLEHFHVLLEQSLPDLRSPVQELSILTERDRRIIGRSNDTSAGFPEEATIPSLFEECAAKYPKHTAAVFANERLSYQELNRKSNQAAHHLRRLGVTAESVVALILPPSLDMIIGILAVLKAGGAYLPIDPDLPAQRMDYILQDSRTRQILTVQSLSLPPGTAGGDCEVIFLDDPKLEQYPGTNLEHIIHPNDLAYIIYTSGTTGNPKGVMIEHRNVVRLFFHENNRFDFTCQDTWTLFHSFGFDFSVWEIFGALLHGGKLLLIPKLLKKDYRYVVQALRNENVTVFNQTPSSFYQFIQEELEDTGEKLRLRYVILGGEALQPGKLEAWRVKYPGTRIINMYGITETTVHTTFKEIGAEQIQSNQNNIGAPFSTVEVYIFNRQHEQVPIGTPGEIWVGGEGVARGYLNRTEWTGERFRTCRIGERWIRLYRTGDLGRYLPGGEIEYMGRSDNQVKIRGFRIELDEISAHLLTVESIKEAVVSAREIEPKTPVLVAYIVLKEGREDAFDPVEIRQYLQTRISDYMIPSFLLPISKVPLTLNGKVDYGKLNALELKQQTQAVLTPPSTEMEHRIAEVWKTVLRMDHIGVHSTIFDLGGTSFDVITISKALSEDLGQEVPVVTLFTYPTISMLATVLKADSPVTELNADSREASIEEGKRARRQKLRLLKK from the coding sequence CCGATTGCATGTGCTGCTGTTGGCATTCACTTCCGTGTGGCTGCTCAAGTATACGGGACAAACGGATATCGTGCTTGGCACGAGCATTTATAGGCAGCACAGTGAGGAGGATTTCATTAATACAGTCCTCCCGATTCGCGTACAGGTTCACAACGGCATGCGGATGATTGATGTGATCTCTTTGATGAAGCAGACGGTTTCCGAAGCGGCCGAGCACCAGAACTATCCGTTCGGGCTAATGCTGAAGCAGGCAAGCTTAGAACCCGGCTTTTTGGATGTATCCGTGATTGTGGACAACATTCAGGATGAGCAGTATTTATCCGGAACGATGTCCAATTTCACATTGATCGCCCACAGGGAGGAGAACGTACTCCATGGTAAAATCCGCTTCAATGCTTCGGTCTACAGTGCCGATACGGTCCGCCAATTGCTGGAGCATTTCCATGTGCTGCTGGAGCAGTCGCTACCAGACCTGCGCAGCCCTGTGCAGGAGCTTTCGATACTGACAGAGAGGGACCGGCGAATCATCGGACGCAGCAATGACACATCTGCAGGCTTTCCGGAAGAAGCAACGATTCCCTCCCTCTTTGAGGAATGTGCTGCTAAATATCCGAAGCATACGGCAGCGGTATTTGCCAATGAGCGCTTGTCCTACCAAGAGCTGAACCGCAAATCGAATCAAGCGGCCCATCATTTGCGCCGGCTTGGCGTAACGGCCGAATCGGTGGTAGCCCTGATCCTGCCGCCTTCTCTGGACATGATTATTGGTATCCTGGCGGTCCTTAAGGCGGGAGGCGCGTATTTGCCCATCGACCCGGACCTCCCGGCACAGAGGATGGACTATATCCTGCAGGACAGCCGGACCAGGCAGATTCTAACGGTTCAATCGCTCTCCTTACCGCCAGGGACGGCCGGCGGGGACTGTGAGGTGATTTTTCTCGATGACCCCAAGCTGGAGCAGTATCCCGGTACCAACTTGGAGCATATCATTCATCCTAATGACCTGGCTTATATCATTTATACATCCGGCACCACAGGAAATCCCAAAGGTGTCATGATTGAACACCGGAATGTAGTCCGGTTATTTTTTCATGAGAATAACAGGTTTGATTTCACCTGCCAGGATACATGGACCCTATTTCATTCGTTTGGCTTTGATTTTTCCGTGTGGGAAATTTTCGGCGCGCTGCTGCATGGCGGCAAGCTGCTGCTGATTCCGAAGCTGCTCAAGAAAGATTACCGGTACGTTGTGCAGGCGCTCCGAAATGAGAACGTAACCGTATTCAACCAGACGCCCTCCTCCTTCTACCAATTCATTCAGGAAGAGCTGGAAGATACCGGGGAGAAGCTGCGTTTACGTTATGTGATTCTTGGCGGAGAGGCTTTGCAGCCGGGCAAGCTGGAAGCTTGGAGAGTGAAATATCCCGGCACCCGGATCATCAACATGTATGGGATTACCGAAACGACGGTACATACAACTTTTAAAGAAATCGGGGCAGAGCAGATCCAATCGAATCAGAACAACATCGGTGCGCCTTTTTCCACAGTAGAGGTCTATATCTTCAACCGGCAGCATGAGCAAGTCCCTATTGGAACTCCCGGAGAAATATGGGTTGGCGGCGAAGGGGTAGCGCGCGGATATCTCAATCGGACGGAATGGACCGGAGAAAGATTCCGAACCTGCAGAATTGGGGAGCGTTGGATACGTCTGTACCGGACCGGTGATCTCGGCAGATATCTGCCGGGCGGTGAAATAGAGTATATGGGGCGCAGCGACAACCAGGTGAAGATAAGAGGGTTCCGCATTGAACTGGACGAAATCTCCGCCCATCTCCTGACGGTAGAGTCCATCAAGGAAGCCGTGGTGTCGGCACGGGAGATTGAGCCGAAAACCCCTGTCCTGGTTGCCTATATTGTACTAAAAGAGGGGCGCGAAGACGCTTTTGATCCAGTGGAGATCAGGCAGTATCTGCAAACGCGGATAAGCGATTACATGATCCCTTCCTTCCTGCTGCCCATTTCAAAGGTTCCGTTAACACTCAATGGAAAAGTGGACTACGGCAAGCTGAATGCCCTGGAGCTTAAGCAGCAGACTCAAGCGGTATTGACGCCGCCAAGCACAGAAATGGAGCACAGAATCGCAGAGGTTTGGAAAACCGTCCTCAGAATGGATCACATCGGTGTGCATTCGACCATCTTCGATCTGGGAGGAACTTCGTTTGATGTAATCACGATCAGCAAAGCATTGTCAGAAGACTTAGGGCAAGAGGTGCCGGTGGTCACCTTATTTACCTATCCAACGATAAGTATGCTGGCTACTGTGCTTAAGGCGGATAGTCCTGTGACGGAACTGAACGCCGATTCAAGAGAAGCTTCCATCGAGGAAGGCAAGCGGGCAAGAAGGCAAAAATTACGTCTGTTGAAAAAGTAG